The following are encoded together in the Phragmitibacter flavus genome:
- the dapA gene encoding 4-hydroxy-tetrahydrodipicolinate synthase, with amino-acid sequence MFAGTHTAIVTPFKDGQLDEAALQKLVDFQFQSGVQGIVPCGTTGESPTLDYDEHERVIQLCVEFARGRGIVMAGTGSNSTAEAIEMTQEAEAAGANAILQVAPYYNKPTPEGLFRHFKAIAAATKLPIMLYSIPGRCGIEIPIETIQRLVAECPNIVAIKEAGGSLDRVSAIKQNLPASFEVLSGDDSLTLPFISVGAVGVVSVAANVIPREMTHLVQAALQGKWNEAQAVHARFNPLFSAFLKLATNPIPIKTAMGLKGLCEPELRLPLCEMTDAQTAELKAVMEKLRLL; translated from the coding sequence TTCGCCGGAACCCACACCGCCATCGTCACCCCCTTCAAAGACGGACAGCTCGACGAAGCCGCCCTGCAAAAGCTCGTCGACTTCCAGTTCCAAAGCGGCGTGCAAGGCATCGTCCCCTGCGGCACCACCGGCGAATCCCCCACGCTCGACTACGACGAACATGAACGCGTGATCCAGCTCTGCGTCGAGTTCGCCCGCGGTCGCGGCATCGTCATGGCCGGCACCGGCAGCAACTCCACCGCCGAAGCCATCGAAATGACCCAGGAAGCCGAAGCCGCCGGAGCCAATGCCATCCTGCAAGTCGCCCCTTATTACAACAAACCCACCCCCGAGGGCCTGTTCCGCCACTTCAAAGCCATCGCCGCCGCCACCAAACTGCCCATCATGCTCTACAGCATCCCCGGCCGTTGCGGCATCGAAATCCCCATCGAGACCATCCAGCGCCTCGTCGCCGAATGTCCCAACATCGTCGCCATCAAAGAAGCCGGTGGCAGCCTTGACCGCGTCAGCGCCATCAAACAAAACCTGCCCGCCAGTTTCGAAGTCCTCTCCGGCGACGACTCCCTCACCCTGCCCTTCATCAGCGTCGGCGCTGTCGGTGTCGTCAGCGTTGCAGCGAACGTGATCCCACGCGAAATGACCCATCTCGTCCAGGCCGCCCTGCAAGGCAAATGGAACGAAGCCCAGGCCGTCCACGCCAGGTTCAACCCGCTCTTCAGCGCCTTTCTCAAACTCGCCACCAACCCCATCCCGATCAAAACCGCGATGGGACTCAAAGGTCTGTGCGAACCTGAACTGCGCCTGCCCCTCTGCGAGATGACCGACGCCCAAACGGCCGAGCTGAAAGCCGTCATGGAAAAACTACGGCTTCTTTAA
- a CDS encoding ABC transporter ATP-binding protein, with the protein MSVKSSVAESQPLIGEVIFEARGLRKVYPTGEVEVVALNGVDVNFSSSELVVLLGASGSGKSTLLNILGGLDVPTTGQMRYKGWELTDADEGVLTLFRRNCVGFVFQFYNLIPSLTARENVALITEIARDPMTPEEALEMVGLGDRMDHFPSQLSGGQQQRVAIARAIAKRPEVLLCDEPTGALDVTTGIAVLEAIERINREIGTLAIIITHNASMAEMADRVLHLSDGQIVKETRNEKRLPARELKW; encoded by the coding sequence ATGTCTGTGAAGTCTTCTGTTGCTGAATCCCAACCGCTCATTGGCGAGGTGATTTTTGAGGCGCGTGGTTTGAGAAAGGTGTATCCGACGGGCGAGGTGGAGGTGGTGGCGTTGAACGGGGTGGATGTGAATTTCTCAAGCAGCGAGCTGGTGGTGTTGCTGGGGGCATCGGGGAGTGGCAAGAGCACTTTGCTGAATATTTTGGGTGGGTTGGATGTGCCAACGACGGGGCAGATGCGTTACAAGGGCTGGGAATTGACGGATGCGGATGAGGGGGTGTTGACGTTGTTCCGGCGCAATTGTGTGGGGTTTGTGTTCCAGTTTTACAATTTGATTCCGAGTCTGACGGCGCGGGAGAATGTGGCGTTGATCACGGAGATTGCGCGTGATCCGATGACACCGGAGGAGGCGCTGGAGATGGTGGGACTGGGGGATCGGATGGATCATTTTCCGTCGCAACTGTCAGGCGGGCAGCAGCAGCGGGTGGCGATCGCGCGGGCGATTGCGAAGCGACCGGAGGTGCTTTTATGCGATGAACCAACGGGGGCGCTGGATGTGACGACGGGGATTGCGGTGCTGGAGGCGATTGAACGGATCAACCGCGAGATTGGGACTTTGGCGATCATCATCACGCACAATGCGTCGATGGCGGAAATGGCGGACCGGGTGCTGCATTTGTCCGATGGTCAGATCGTGAAGGAGACGCGAAATGAGAAGAGGTTGCCGGCTCGGGAACTCAAATGGTGA
- a CDS encoding thioredoxin domain-containing protein — MSSSTPKHTNALASEKSPYLQQHAHNPVNWMPWGEAAFKKARDEDKPILLSIGYSTCHWCHVMERESFENEAIAAVLNEHFINVKVDREERPDVDLTYMTYVQAVNGSGGWPMNVWLTPELKPFFGGTYFPPEDKAGRMGFKRLSEEIARVWREDKANVIARSHETVEKLQGYINDEQNAHDASFDTVSKKAYDDISGAFDYHEGGFSTAPKFPRPVTLNLLWRLKSHLARKEETSGDANWAEAMAKTTLTKMAHGGMRDHLGGGFHRYSVDGYWHIPHYEKMLYDQAQLAVAYLEGHQITGSPFYASIARSTLEYCQRDLGHPDGGYYSAEDADSYQDHTLTEKSEGAYYIWTAAEIDELLGKQEGSIFRYAYGARRDGNARPESDPQGELKGTNTLFRAFSVKKTAEFFKLEEPQIEDILTRGRATLLEARGKRPHPHLDDKIITAWNGMMLSALAKAASILNDPAYLTRAKNCATFLKQNLSTDGKNLRRSWRNGQADDLAFAPDYALLIQGLLDLYEATFELPWLQWAVDLQNEFDTSYGDPEKGGYYTVSKNIPNSVLQVKEDYDGAEPSPNSIASLNLLRLASMLARDSYRDTAAKTLNLFGQSMEKAPITVPAMVTALDYQQHGNMEIVFAGNLADPTMQDLVKEVRQKFLPHAVLLHADGGESQAFLAQANEAIAHMQPVGGKPSVYVCKNHTCQAPVTTVEALNKALQLA; from the coding sequence ATGTCCTCCTCGACGCCCAAACACACCAACGCCCTCGCCAGCGAAAAATCCCCCTACCTTCAGCAGCACGCGCACAACCCCGTCAACTGGATGCCCTGGGGCGAAGCCGCCTTCAAAAAAGCCCGTGACGAAGACAAACCCATCCTCCTCTCCATCGGCTACTCCACCTGTCACTGGTGCCACGTCATGGAACGCGAATCCTTTGAAAACGAAGCCATCGCCGCCGTCCTCAACGAACATTTTATCAATGTCAAAGTCGACCGCGAAGAACGTCCCGACGTCGACCTCACCTACATGACTTATGTCCAGGCCGTCAATGGCAGCGGCGGCTGGCCCATGAATGTCTGGCTCACTCCGGAATTAAAACCCTTCTTTGGCGGCACCTATTTCCCCCCCGAAGACAAGGCTGGTCGCATGGGCTTCAAGCGCCTCAGCGAAGAAATCGCCCGCGTCTGGCGCGAAGACAAGGCCAACGTCATCGCCCGCAGCCATGAAACCGTCGAAAAACTCCAGGGCTACATCAACGACGAACAAAACGCCCACGACGCCTCCTTCGACACCGTCTCCAAAAAAGCCTACGACGACATCTCCGGTGCCTTCGACTACCACGAAGGCGGTTTCAGCACCGCCCCCAAATTCCCCCGACCCGTCACCCTCAACCTTCTCTGGCGTTTAAAAAGCCACCTCGCCCGCAAGGAAGAAACCAGCGGCGACGCCAACTGGGCCGAGGCCATGGCCAAAACCACCCTCACCAAAATGGCCCACGGCGGCATGCGCGACCACCTCGGCGGCGGCTTCCACCGTTATTCCGTCGACGGCTACTGGCACATCCCTCACTACGAAAAGATGCTCTACGATCAGGCGCAGCTCGCCGTCGCCTACCTCGAAGGTCATCAAATCACCGGTAGCCCCTTCTACGCCAGCATCGCCCGCTCCACCCTCGAATACTGCCAGCGCGACCTCGGCCATCCCGACGGTGGATACTACTCCGCCGAAGACGCCGACAGCTACCAAGACCACACCCTTACCGAGAAATCCGAAGGGGCTTATTACATCTGGACCGCCGCCGAAATCGACGAACTCCTCGGCAAACAGGAAGGCAGCATCTTCCGCTACGCCTACGGAGCCCGACGCGACGGCAACGCTCGTCCCGAAAGCGATCCTCAGGGCGAACTCAAAGGCACCAACACCCTCTTCCGCGCCTTCTCCGTCAAAAAAACCGCCGAATTCTTCAAACTCGAAGAACCCCAAATCGAAGACATCCTCACCCGCGGCCGCGCCACCCTCCTCGAAGCCCGCGGCAAACGTCCCCACCCCCATCTCGACGACAAAATCATCACCGCCTGGAACGGCATGATGCTCAGCGCCCTCGCCAAAGCCGCAAGCATCCTCAACGACCCGGCCTACCTCACCCGCGCCAAAAACTGCGCCACCTTCCTCAAACAAAACCTCAGCACCGACGGCAAAAACCTCCGCCGCAGCTGGCGCAACGGTCAGGCCGACGACCTCGCCTTCGCCCCCGACTACGCCCTTCTCATCCAGGGCCTCCTCGACCTCTACGAAGCCACCTTCGAACTCCCCTGGCTGCAATGGGCCGTCGACCTCCAGAACGAATTCGACACCAGCTACGGCGACCCCGAAAAAGGCGGCTATTACACCGTCAGCAAAAACATCCCCAACTCCGTCCTTCAGGTCAAAGAAGACTACGACGGCGCCGAACCCAGCCCCAACTCCATCGCCTCCCTCAACTTGTTGCGCCTCGCAAGCATGCTCGCCCGCGACTCCTATCGCGACACCGCCGCCAAAACCCTCAATCTCTTCGGTCAAAGCATGGAAAAAGCCCCCATCACCGTCCCTGCCATGGTCACCGCCCTCGACTACCAGCAGCACGGCAACATGGAAATCGTCTTTGCCGGCAACCTAGCCGACCCCACCATGCAAGACCTCGTCAAGGAAGTCCGCCAAAAATTCCTCCCCCACGCCGTCCTCCTCCACGCCGATGGCGGCGAATCCCAAGCCTTCCTGGCTCAAGCCAACGAAGCCATCGCCCACATGCAACCCGTCGGCGGCAAACCCTCCGTCTACGTCTGCAAAAACCACACCTGCCAGGCCCCCGTCACCACCGTTGAAGCCTTAAACAAAGCCCTGCAACTCGCCTGA
- the dapB gene encoding 4-hydroxy-tetrahydrodipicolinate reductase encodes MSQTRILVTGAKGRMGQAVIAAVENNPDTVIGAVIDVGDSLEEALAQSDIVIDFTAHHFSPTLVAACLATNKPLVMGTTGHTDAELAQIRTASLTLPIVHAPNFSVGVNTLFWLTRQAVRILGEPFDLEVVEMHHRHKTDSPSGTARRLVEILCEETEVSYDTDTRHGRFGDVGARTKKEIGVHALRGGDVVGDHTVVFANTGERVELTHKASSRDTFANGSARAAVWLAGKPPGLYDMQDVLGLK; translated from the coding sequence ATGAGTCAAACCCGCATCCTCGTCACCGGAGCCAAAGGCCGCATGGGCCAGGCCGTCATCGCCGCCGTCGAAAACAACCCCGACACCGTCATCGGTGCCGTCATTGACGTGGGCGACTCCCTCGAAGAGGCCCTCGCCCAAAGCGACATCGTCATCGACTTCACCGCCCATCACTTCAGCCCCACCCTCGTAGCCGCCTGCCTCGCGACCAACAAACCCCTCGTCATGGGCACCACCGGGCATACCGACGCCGAACTCGCTCAAATCCGCACCGCCTCCCTGACCCTTCCCATCGTCCACGCCCCGAACTTCAGCGTCGGCGTCAACACCCTCTTCTGGCTCACCCGCCAGGCCGTCCGCATCCTCGGTGAACCCTTCGACCTCGAAGTCGTCGAAATGCACCACCGCCACAAAACTGACTCCCCCAGCGGCACTGCCCGCCGTCTTGTCGAAATCCTCTGCGAAGAAACCGAGGTCAGCTACGACACCGACACCCGCCACGGTCGTTTTGGCGACGTCGGAGCCCGCACCAAAAAAGAAATCGGCGTCCACGCCCTGCGCGGCGGCGATGTCGTCGGCGACCACACCGTCGTTTTTGCGAACACCGGCGAACGCGTCGAACTCACCCACAAAGCTTCCAGCCGCGACACCTTCGCCAACGGCTCCGCCCGCGCCGCCGTGTGGCTCGCCGGAAAACCTCCCGGCCTGTATGACATGCAGGACGTCTTGGGGCTGAAATAA
- the folK gene encoding 2-amino-4-hydroxy-6-hydroxymethyldihydropteridine diphosphokinase translates to MDDSLHPSSLYIALGSNLGDRTENLRRAVTAICQLPGTHLIDAAPLYETDPVDCPPDSQPFYNSVIEIRTTIALGQLLRLLRGIESRFGRRHDHGHNAPRTIDLDILCSGELVLNTPELTIPHPRMTQRAFVLQPLADLHPGLILPGHDDTVCSLLENLTTTESPLLLVDTHWL, encoded by the coding sequence ATGGACGACTCCCTTCATCCCTCTTCCCTCTACATCGCTCTTGGTTCCAACCTAGGTGACCGCACGGAAAACCTGCGCCGCGCCGTCACCGCGATCTGCCAGCTCCCCGGCACCCACCTCATCGACGCCGCCCCCCTTTACGAAACCGATCCCGTCGACTGTCCCCCCGATTCGCAACCGTTCTACAACAGCGTCATCGAAATCCGCACCACCATCGCCTTGGGCCAGTTGCTGCGTCTTCTCCGTGGCATCGAATCCCGCTTCGGTCGACGTCACGATCACGGACACAACGCCCCCCGCACCATCGATCTCGACATCCTCTGCTCCGGCGAACTCGTCCTCAACACCCCCGAGCTCACCATCCCCCATCCGCGGATGACCCAACGCGCCTTCGTCCTCCAACCCCTCGCCGACCTCCATCCCGGCCTCATCCTCCCCGGCCACGACGACACTGTTTGTTCCCTTCTCGAAAACCTCACCACCACCGAATCCCCCCTCCTCCTCGTCGACACCCACTGGCTATAA